From Calliphora vicina chromosome 3, idCalVici1.1, whole genome shotgun sequence:
atttttttttatacatttgttagttataagtattgtttttgttaagaatatctaaaagaaaaacaaaatttatcaactttttttattttaatcgcttttcattgcttattgtGATAAtggaagcttatacaaatttataccaatgtattaaggaaatagttcttaacaaaccatcaaattcaaatcggatgaatattgtaaaagttattcaacttttcattaacaccttttttagtattttccccccagcccatatgaataaaaaaaaacaaaaaactataaaaaaaaatttttgtctacaatttttaatttacaaggtaaattttgtggaacttttttcgaaaaagtttaataacttttgcaagtataaaccgattttaacaactaatatctCGTTTTCGTCTACATAGAATTGTCTATAAattactgtgcaaaaaaaatagggtttcatagacaaaaagccaaactatttataaaaacttaaacaatttctaggaatatagatcttatacatagattttatgaaagcttaattctttacttaactataattgtttaaaattttgaaatcggtctaaaaatgtgtgagttagaggtactaaagtactacgacctaccctaaaacagttttttcaaaataactaaaaattttgagggtgtttcaaaatctttgaaaacggtttcaGTATGTCCTCatctaggcctacaacctccactaggtggcttttcaagttctgacaaaaagtgtcattttgtagcagagtgttattcaTTATTTTAGTTATTACCAAGTTTTACCAATTTGAAGCTGAATGGTTTCCATTTTCTACCAAcattattataaacattttcttttacttatttaaagTACTTTCCTTTTCATCAATAATACTTGTTTGTTTCAGTGTATACAAGAAAAAACTACTTCAAATGAGGTTTCACATCTATTTCGtagtttttcacaatttttagaAGTTATGTACGACCCCTACTTGACATGgcgtagttttttacgcaagAATTTTGCTGATTATAAAAAATTACCCTACAAACCACACAGCGTTCATGTGGAAATAATACCATTTATTTATGGTaagttaaagaaaaattcatatcaaaaataaatatctactagttaaaaatattttatttgtagacTGTTTCCAACAAAATGATATAACCAAATATCCAGATATTGGTGAATCATTAATGCACACCTTGGGAGCAATAATATGTGGATCTCaggtaattttttatattttatttacaaaaatactttCTAAGCTTTTTCTCTTTTaactcttttatttattatattgtataatttttcatttgtaacATGTCAATaacattttatctttttttggttGTGGTTTCatcatattaaaaatatatttgtgttattaattaattctatGTAAACTGTAATTTAAATGTTGCAGAAAACTTTAGctgcaattaattttaaaaatcttaaaagttcTGGTGATGGTGTTCAAACTTGTGATAATTTGGTAAGTTaacaaaatagtagtaaataatttatatagtatttaaatagttgctgttttatttgtgtttattttggtAATTACCTAGCTATgaagtgttttttataaaatttgtatgttgattgagtttgtatttcttttatagcgCAATGGCATGCGAGCTATTTGTCCCGCCACCGTTtcggttttaataaaaattttatcgcaatGGGAAACCTCGAATGATTTACGTATTGTTACCTTAAGATGTTGTGCTTTGATGATAATTGTCTTACAAAAATCTAGTCCAGAAGAAGTAAGTATCATTTGCAATAATAAGACAaaatatttgaatcaataaaggttttcaaatttcaaaattcttcccaaaaatacaaatttgtataattttcgaaaattcgaaactaATTTAGAATCTTTTGTTTCTCTCCTCCAGCGCCAAATAGACCTAATAACTCTTATAAAACTATACTGTGATGTTTTGGATGACCTTTTAAAAACCGACAACTTTCACCGCACTTCCGGTGACACCTTTGATATCGGATCCGAAGAAAATGATCCCAATGATCAGACCCTAGATGTTAATGCTCTTGACTCATCTGTAGACAATATCAGTGTATTTCTATCCGATGTACAAAGTTCTTCATATATTTGTGAAGCAATTGAGGAAACCAATTTGGTGGatatattaatttcaataccGAAATCCGTAAAAGCCTGGAATCTTAACTATGCAcaacttttaattaaagttattaaagcATTGGCATCCATAACACGTAACTCCCCCAGGCTAACTGAACACATACGTTACTATGATAAAGTGGGTAAACTGGTTAATGGTCTAATGGAGTTGGGATTACCTTCGATTGGTCTATTGGAGGCAGCCATAGAGTTGGCTTATAATGAAAACATGGGTATAATAGTATTACCCGAAGTCTTGACAAAACTTATAGAATGGCTGCCCGAAATGGATGTGAGAGAGCAGACATATTTAAGTGATAGAATTTTAAAAGCCTGTACTGACAATTATGGAAcgtgagtttttttttggtaaaaataaattaaattatttaaatatatatttcttttttttggtgattttaGCAAATCTGTTGCTTGTGAAACTCGTATTATAAAATCTATATGTTTGTGTTTGCATCGTTATGATAAACTGTCCGATCAATGTATACAAAATTACATTAAACTTATCGAAGAACTTAGTAAATTAAGTATTATACCCATAGAATTGAAAAGTATTTTTAGTCTCCTAAGAAAAGAAAGTAAATTTCCACATTCAAAACAATTGTTACAGGTAAGTAACATTAACTTATATGTAGAGAAGCAAGTTGTCAAGATGTTTCCAACTAAAATGAAGGCAAACAAGCTAAATTTAAAGGGGATTTCTGATGCAAATAAAAACATTCTTCTAAAGATCATTCGTGATataattcatataatttttaaatttgaaatattcaaACTTATATTTGAACACAAATATTAGAGATTGACCTagtgtgatttaaaaaatagataacattttttactgaatattgaaaaatataatttttcagtatAAGAGgtttacccccagtaacacgaagtctggttatgtgttaactaatagttatactgacagttttcatacaaaaataattttaaaaaacagtataactattagttagcacctaaacagacttcgtgttaatgggtgtaagagttattttcaaaaatattatattgaagATTTCAAATCTGAATATATTGAGCACATCTTCGAAAATTCTAACTTCactgaaaatttactatttaagtTCTTAATAATGACAATTTAaacgaattattttatttaaataatttttctatagttattttgaaatattctaGTATACAGTGGTCGACTTAAGTCTACGTACGATCAAAAGTTTTGCCACTTTATGAGAGAAAAcctagtaaataaaaatataataatgcagttttgtttgaaatctatttttattgctatgcaccaaaaaaaaaaatgttgttgcaatgtaaacttgctaaattattcataaaaaacaataaaaaaacattgacaaaagtctacatacgaccacagcatgtcccttttttttgaatactaacagataagcaatgcaatttattaagtctACAGATCAAGAAATATTCGGTTACTTTGAAAATACTGGTACAGTTAAAAACAAGCCGCGAAGTGGTCGCAAAAGAAACTACATCGTAGAGatgtaatcttcattttaaaagatatcaacaaaaacccaaaagtaaataccataaaattggcCGAAGAACTCGCAACAAGATCAGAAGATATTGTTTATTcacgaacaattcaaagaaccttaaataataatgttaatTAAAGCAGAAATCCTCGTAAATTAGCGAAGGGATCGAAAAGGACATGGAATTCTGGAAGCGAGTTTTGTTCACTGATGAGTTTAAGTTTAACATATTTGGAAATGATGGGAGAGATAAAGTATGGCGCAAAACAAATAGAGCAATGGATACGAAAAACTTACTCGCTACAGTTAAAAATGGTGGTGGCAGTGTGATGGTTTGAGGTACTGTCGCTGCTTCTGGAGTGGGAAAGTTAAAGATTATTGAGGGTAATATGGATCGTTATCAGTACAAATCCATTtgggaacaaaatttgagagcaccggttgatattttaactcttggGGTTAATGTTGGATTTTTCAGCAAGATATCGATCCGAAACATACGTCTCAAATTGTCAATGATTGGCTACTCTACCATGCCCCACGACAATTGTACATACCATCTCAAAGCCcggacttaaatgttattgagtACGTGTGAGAAATTCTACAACGGAAGATCCAAAAACATCTTATTACTTGTGAACCAATGTTAAAGGAGAAGCTTCCAGAAGAACGGCAAAATATAAAGTCGGCAGAACtacaaaatttagttatttcGATGCCCAGACGCTTGTAGATGCCCGTGGTTgcccaacgaaatattgaatttaatgaaaatttgtattcgctgaaaaatgtttatttagtgaacaaatttttttaattttttgtgaataacagtttaaattaattataaatttagcgatatttttttgttatattaataaaaatgcatttgaaataaaactgcatcattactattacttattatggtttagaagtccgcgagttacgaaaataatggtcgtacgtagacttttgtcggtcactgtaactaatgaaatatattcaagaaaatttaattttttttgttaaatatcgacttaaataataaactataaaagttttattttatactttttagtacATCTTCGAAAATTCGAACCTTATTTGAAAGATATAGAAATTTTGTATCTTAAATGTTTAAAGCATCATCCAAAAGCCGaacgtaaattttaaaaatatttttgtattgaaaatatcaccgtttataatattttggctgtagttattttaaaatattcgaatatttgaaCTTACATatgcaaataaataatgaaaaatattcaagATTTCAAATTACCTCATtgtaatttaaatgtaaataaaaattttaaaattttgtggacattttcgaaaattcgaacataatttcgaatttttcgaaaatattaaattatggtgaaaattaactatttaagttcttaataatgaaaatttaagcgaattattttgttaaaattatttttctatagttattttgaaatatttgagtataagtaatgaaatatattcaAGATATCATTGTAATTTCAGcttaaacacaaatttaaagCTTTTCTAGACAtcttcgaaaattcgaacttaatttcgaatttttcgaaaacattaaaatatgttgaaaactaattatttaatttttttaagtaagaaaatttcatgttttggtgtaatattgttatttttttcaaatgtttatatatTCGAACTTAAATATCggcataaacaataaaatatacaacttttaaaattaccaaaatgtTATTTAAGCTATAAACAAGTTTATACTTTTTAGTacaagttcgaaaattcgaacttaattcaAAAACTTTGTGTAAAACCTTAATTGCAGGAAGAATTACTTGAATTTTAGTTGGAAACCTCAAACAACATTCTTTGCATTTTTATTCTAATTTATTCTagtatttttcttaataattttttaccatTCATTTCTAGACCCTTGTAAGTGTTTCTTTGCAATCGCTGACTAGCACAAATTTGTGTTCACAGTACTTCAATTTTTGTGAGTCCGGCGATGGCATAGTTGTAACCGATATTAAAAATTGGTCGATGTCTGGAGCTTATGGTttcatttttcatatattgttgCGTTTGGACAACAAACTGAAGCCACAAAATGCGAAAACAAAAACAGACAGTGGAGAACCGGAGCAACGAGCCAATTGCAGAAGAATGTTATTAAAGTAAGTTCTTTAAGAttataattagaaaataaactataattttttatttaaaaactattttagtttgcGCACTGGCAGCAATACTGGTTTCGAAGTATTCATACAGAATAATGGCAACATTGTGGTGGCTGCTTTAACAAAACGTGAATATTTAACATCTTCGGTGGCCTCTAGCACTTTGTTGGATGGCCAGTGGCATTATGTGACCGTGGCCATTACACCGCCCAAAAGACCTTTTTCCTATAGCCAAATTAATGTGTATAtagattttatgcaaaaaataagtgCCACTTTAAAGGTGCAAGCTATAAATGAGgtaatttattattacaatatctatatcaaataaaagataattataatttatttttgtgtacATATTACAGCCATTTATTTACTGTTCAGTGGCTTCAGCCTTGCAGGAAATAAAAACCTCTAATGCTGACAATGCCGGTAATACTAATACCTCTGTAATGCCTCGCTCATCATCACAAGACACTAATCAGTCTTACAGAGGCATGTTGCCAAGTTTGTTGGAAAGAACTTTGTCCACAAATGTTAGTTgttgtcatatttttaaaaattaaatttcatttaactatttttaactatatttaaTAGGTATCCAATTATTTCACTTTACCTTTGAGAACCCAATCCACCTCTTTCGATCCGAATGTGAAAAATTTTCCTGTTGGCATGCAGGAAACCGTATTTGGGGAACAGAAATGTCTGTATGGACAAATTGGCGGCGTATTGTTGGCTGAACCCACCACCAGTTTAAAAACCGTATTCGATGCTGGCATACATTTCAGCTCTATTTTTTCCCAAGACAATGATATTCTCGAGTTGACTTCAAGATTTGTTTTCTGTTACTCGCCGGCCGCCTTTACACACAATACCTGTTTGGATTTAATACCCAGTGGCAGATATTTGGGTCTGGTACAGGCCCAACATTGTCATATAGTAAAAATACGCGATACCATCAATAGTGTGGGCGGCATACAAGCTATATTGCCCATATTACATCGTATTATAAAAGAGAATAATACAGAATTTTCACTGGCAGCTGCTGCGGCAGATTCGTCGGAAGAACCGGCAGAACCTTTGAAAACCCCTGTCACCGAGGAATTTGCCGATTGGGAGGTTTTATCATCAAACTCCTATACCGAATGGAAAATGGTACAATTTCCCATAGCCAGCTTTATGTGTTTCTTGCGCTATTTAACCCATGAACATGACAACAATCAAGAGAATTTACTTAACAGTGAATGTCTATCCATAATTGGCATGATGTTGCAAAAATGTCCGTCCAAAATCTTTGATGTCAACGCCTTAATGGCCACACATTTGTTTATGGAATCCATACAGGGCCATAAATCCTCTACCGGACAATCTAATCTTCCCCTACTGGATGATCTCTACACCTCTATAGCTTTCAATTTCGATATATGGGTTCATATGCCCTTCCAAATTACATTGGGTCATGTCCAGTATCTGGGTGCCATGATTAAGAATGATCGTAAATATTTTCGCCGAAAGTTTGGCATACAATTTTTCCTGGATGTTATACGCCAACATTATGGCACACCTGAGAGTATAACACCCGAAGATGCCAAAACTATACGTTCCACCATATTTGCCATAATACGTTTCTATCTGCAAAAGGATGTCAATATCAAGGAGATTATTACGATTATTACGTTTTTAGCTTCGGTAAAGCAGGATCatgttttaattgaatttttagacATGATGACCATGCATATCAAGGGTAAAAATTGTCGCGATCAATTGATTTTGCTGCTGCATGAACCGCAAACGGCGAATTTAATTTACAACTATTTTATGGATAAAACTTGTAGTTGTGAATTGCAGGAGGCTGCCATAAGGGTGAGTAAAGtggaaaaaaagaaactttgatcccatatatataataaattcttCTCTTTTCCAGTTTATCAGCGGTCTTTTGTCCACATCACGTGTCCAGGgcaaatacaaacaaatcatGCGTTTGCATGATCCCACCACCGATGCTTCACTGTTTCCCGGTCTATTTTCCTACACCATACCCATGCAGTTAAGCTCCACCATACTCTTTCACATGCTCGACGAAATGCTAAATACCGAGGTGGACTATTGTGGCTTAATATTTCTGGTACATCAAGTCAGCTCCTGCGAATTGCCGGTTAAATTAGAGGTGGCCAAACGTCTGCTACAATGCACTTTTACCAAACAAAATTCACCTCAAGCTATAGCCAAACAGCCGGGTTGGCAAGAATCTATTGCTCGACTACTTATACGCAGACCCATTGAAAATGTCAAACCCGATGAGGAGAAACGCAAAAGTTTCGGCATTAATCTGGATGTTTTGCTAGAggatgaaaataaatttgacaGTCAAGGAGATCTCATCAATTTCTGTGAACAACAAATGGAAATTGATCATCCCGAACATAGTGATGGTGgtttaatattaaatgaaatacaGGCCAGTGTTTCGGAAGCGGCCAATGTTTTGGAATCGGAATTTAAGGAACTAGCTGAATCTGTTTCGGGTGTAGTGGCAGAAAATGTATCCTCGGTGTTTTCGGTAATAAGACAAACGACTCACGATCTACAAGACACATTCGAGTCGCTGGCAATGGGCTCCTCGACAGAAAACATAGACACTAGCTCTCTAAAAGAACGAGCCGATTCCATAAGCTCTGATAGTTCATCACAATCGGCTAGGGGTGGTGCCAAAAAGGGTGATTCAATCGAAAGTAATTTGGAATTTTCCTCTGAGGCGGATGTAGACAGTGAAGAACAATTGGTGTATTTGGTATCAAATATTCTATTTACTGTTTTTTGGCGTGGTGTACCCAATGACCATCCGGAGTGTTGGAAGGAAAGGGGTCAAGTGTTGGGCTGTATTAATTTGTTGGCTTTGAATAATGAATTGATGGCCTCTCATTTGTCGTTGAGATTGCGCATTTTGGAAATGGCTGTTCAGGCTTCTTTGTTCGATTTGGCGGAGCATGGCAATCAGACGTTGATTAATCAAGAAGTAAGTtgttaaaaactaaactttttgaAATACAGCTGGTATTTTTTTACGATAGAAAAATCCAGAGGAATTGGGGCGTAGAATCTAAAAATGCTCTTATCCGAAcaatgttttcaatttttcccTCTTTTTCCAGAACGCTTCACACATTTTACGCATGATCTATGACCTGGTGGTCTTGGGTTCCAACGAAGATGAGTCCAAAAAATGTTCCACCAAATTGTTGGACGGTGTTTTAGCTTTACTCGATGCTTTAATGATATTCCAATCGGATTCTTCAGATGATTGGTCTGATATGATACGTCTGTGTTTGGGTTTACTCTTAAAATGTTCCCATCATCCAAATCCCGGTGTAGTGGCTATGGCCACTGCTAAACTCCATGCCATACTACAATGTCGCACCACTGAGAATCCCAGTGAATTGGCTTATCTACTATATTCCATAAATAAAGCTTTAGATAGTGCTATTGAGGGTAAATATCTGGTTTATGGTTGGAGAAgtctaaacaaattttatattcttgttttttttatcttttgcttTTAGTAGGCAATCCCGAAGAATATTCATTCCTCATGCCGGTCATGAAAGCTTTAATAGAAAAATGCCGCAATGCTTTTAATTTGGAGTCTGTGTTACCTGATTTACCACCGACCTCTTCTGGCCCCGTGTTTTTCAATGATTTTCAAATGTACAGCACCAGTAAGAAGTGGAAAAATTTCATGGAGAGAATTGTAAGTACAATTAACGTCCATTTTTACAATGTCTAAAGTTATACCGACTAAAAgtattttcttacaaaaattattttaaccgacAATATAACTTTAGGTTAAAAATTAACCAGATATCGTGAAAATAGGGCTAAAGCTTAATATCTATCCTTAATAATATATTTcgtaacaaaaatcgatttttcttatgaaaacagtaaaaacactaaataactttgtaaataagatttcaatcgagaaaaggagatcgatctgtgatcaccagggaaaccaaaatatgcaaatgcatgttttttctggtgagtctaagatatttacacgtttcagaactatttaagaattttggcatcgatttgttagtgcatacttttgcatattttacccttaaatgcatatttttgcatatatttgttttaagagcatatttatgtcatatttttgcgtttttagagcatattttactgtttaatagcatattttgactttatgaaacaaattttgtcttacttatttttcgcttttGTGTTACAGGCTTTTACTTgcattgtttaaaataaaaaatttaaatatagatggcttttcacgaaaaaaaaaatttaaaaatttaaaatttaaaaaaaaattaaaaaaacgattcgaaatttatttttccaaaaaatgaaaaaactgaaaaaaaaatttttgttcagctaaaaatatttaaattttttattttgaagtataatttggtgaagggtatataagattcggcacagccgaatatagctctcttacttgttttaatataaaataagcactattttaataatagcgccatctaaaatcaaattttagttctaatttaaacataaccgttctaagtgttaaagaaatattgtcttttaaatttgctcctataacatcagttgatgtcgaaagaacattttctatgtataaaaatgttttcagatccaatagacaacgatttatgttactttacctttttagaaatgaattgtattagcggtattcacaatgtagagtaaaaaagcagaagagctatttattgacaaacatttcaatttctaatgtattttgtttttattttttggatattgTGCTCATTTACTACATTgccaggccaagtactctacatcgTGAATAAcgctattgatttttttttaataaaagtatattttttggttaaaaattatataaaagtttgtt
This genomic window contains:
- the LOC135954338 gene encoding neurobeachin-like protein 1 isoform X1, whose amino-acid sequence is MDNKKDIYNLWVQYTTKNEESYFREFIERFVSIWQSQLSLDFNSEQCPYWHEVKPDSGPHLGRLPDELLPAIGKFIIVASDSCQNGEISDDTIRQIAILVDCLIIVCRHFDNILAIIKYEYKSNLIAILTNVFHQCIQEKTTSNEVSHLFRSFSQFLEVMYDPYLTWRSFLRKNFADYKKLPYKPHSVHVEIIPFIYDCFQQNDITKYPDIGESLMHTLGAIICGSQRNGMRAICPATVSVLIKILSQWETSNDLRIVTLRCCALMIIVLQKSSPEERQIDLITLIKLYCDVLDDLLKTDNFHRTSGDTFDIGSEENDPNDQTLDVNALDSSVDNISVFLSDVQSSSYICEAIEETNLVDILISIPKSVKAWNLNYAQLLIKVIKALASITRNSPRLTEHIRYYDKVGKLVNGLMELGLPSIGLLEAAIELAYNENMGIIVLPEVLTKLIEWLPEMDVREQTYLSDRILKACTDNYGTKSVACETRIIKSICLCLHRYDKLSDQCIQNYIKLIEELSKLSIIPIELKSIFSLLRKESKFPHSKQLLQTLVSVSLQSLTSTNLCSQYFNFCESGDGIVVTDIKNWSMSGAYGFIFHILLRLDNKLKPQNAKTKTDSGEPEQRANCRRMLLNLRTGSNTGFEVFIQNNGNIVVAALTKREYLTSSVASSTLLDGQWHYVTVAITPPKRPFSYSQINVYIDFMQKISATLKVQAINEPFIYCSVASALQEIKTSNADNAGNTNTSVMPRSSSQDTNQSYRGMLPSLLERTLSTNVSNYFTLPLRTQSTSFDPNVKNFPVGMQETVFGEQKCLYGQIGGVLLAEPTTSLKTVFDAGIHFSSIFSQDNDILELTSRFVFCYSPAAFTHNTCLDLIPSGRYLGLVQAQHCHIVKIRDTINSVGGIQAILPILHRIIKENNTEFSLAAAAADSSEEPAEPLKTPVTEEFADWEVLSSNSYTEWKMVQFPIASFMCFLRYLTHEHDNNQENLLNSECLSIIGMMLQKCPSKIFDVNALMATHLFMESIQGHKSSTGQSNLPLLDDLYTSIAFNFDIWVHMPFQITLGHVQYLGAMIKNDRKYFRRKFGIQFFLDVIRQHYGTPESITPEDAKTIRSTIFAIIRFYLQKDVNIKEIITIITFLASVKQDHVLIEFLDMMTMHIKGKNCRDQLILLLHEPQTANLIYNYFMDKTCSCELQEAAIRFISGLLSTSRVQGKYKQIMRLHDPTTDASLFPGLFSYTIPMQLSSTILFHMLDEMLNTEVDYCGLIFLVHQVSSCELPVKLEVAKRLLQCTFTKQNSPQAIAKQPGWQESIARLLIRRPIENVKPDEEKRKSFGINLDVLLEDENKFDSQGDLINFCEQQMEIDHPEHSDGGLILNEIQASVSEAANVLESEFKELAESVSGVVAENVSSVFSVIRQTTHDLQDTFESLAMGSSTENIDTSSLKERADSISSDSSSQSARGGAKKGDSIESNLEFSSEADVDSEEQLVYLVSNILFTVFWRGVPNDHPECWKERGQVLGCINLLALNNELMASHLSLRLRILEMAVQASLFDLAEHGNQTLINQENASHILRMIYDLVVLGSNEDESKKCSTKLLDGVLALLDALMIFQSDSSDDWSDMIRLCLGLLLKCSHHPNPGVVAMATAKLHAILQCRTTENPSELAYLLYSINKALDSAIEVGNPEEYSFLMPVMKALIEKCRNAFNLESVLPDLPPTSSGPVFFNDFQMYSTSKKWKNFMERIVQPLFDSYQREVEINLWEPINRYWAECYEACKFASKKRSTFQTENRTQFQKKIVIPWKVRQVEETTRLNAAALQHKRKCSHIKKKWKCAKRFLYGPRGPWFTGDVMDEYWTLSNHENVARMRLKLEPQLYPNKHDNASKLRDNATNHYDAKEISEFDSTIKNVVVRDFLANDENSQLEEDLRMTIEQQSQQDNTLEKLVISQECELITLMTKVKGRIEVNQTLFTFIDLSPPAEDGSKHDFRFSINKIREVHLRKYNLRRSALEIFLIDQTSYFLNFTTKTRNKIFSKILSLQPPNILYGSGRSPAELLKTSGLTQKWVNREISNFEYLMYLNTIAGRSYNDLSQYPVFPWILADYTSDVLDLTDPKSFRDLSKPIGVINPKNEAEVRSKYDSFEDPSGGIPKFHYGTHYSNSAGVLHYLLRVEPFTSLHIELQSGRFDVADRQFHSIPQTWKLLMDNPNDVKELIPEFFYFPEFLKNMNKFDLGHLQITKEKVDDVILPPWATTPEEFIAIHRRALESEYVSKNLHNWIDLIFGYKQKGPKAAEALNVFYYCSYEGAVDLDKITNAVEREAVEGMINNFGQVPSQLMREPHPRRLTQEETSIKLLRAELKRPDLTHFLDKVVQYYCEISTPKDPIVYLSPPRSPPRSFLQLSPDMLVSISKSCILGCNSWMSYDKDRGFLLEIDATTTNMKNRKRIFGPLHPSQMPHSQMFAISTDGKLLYAGGIWDNSLRVYSLHKGKTLASVTRHLDIITCLALDNCGSYLVTGSRDCTCIIWSIQGTHAGANNNSSNIPVHALTSQSNLQSIMQFNTLNSFSPKPLTTLYGHDDSISSVAIYTELDMVVSGSLDGTVNVYTIQDGQFVRTLKPIGCTEFCVQISYVTVSYHGHIAFSALDDTSHSVHVYSINGTSLGSKYVSGRVTGLATASDYLVVADDAGDVTLSRLHGLKPVFDIPLHVPVQTVIVTPGNTHILAPLRDGRLAVVAVHLPVGIKKHSVLNV